One Ezakiella massiliensis genomic window, TTAAATGCTCATCTATAATTTGGATCAGCTTGTCCGAGCCAGTCTTTGACATGTGGTGGTCGGTCTTGTAATAATCATCATAGGCCAAAACTTTCCTTAAGTCCACATAGGACAGATTGTGTCTATCAAATTCCCTAAACATTATCTCAGCTGCAGCCTTGTCAATAGGCTCTGGATCCAAAATATAAGACGGATACTGATAAAAGGCCGAAATTTTTGGCACGGGAATTATCAGTAGATCGCCGCCATTTGCTCTCAACTTATCTCTGATTTCCGCCAATTTTTCTGCAGAATTTATTATATTTTTTTCTACATCGCCAGGGCTTATAGAATAAGCAGGTGCCCCTTCCACATCAAAAATATTAGGCGATTTTACCTGAACATTGTTTACAAAGGGCCGCCTATAAATATATTTGTCAAAAAAAGCTCCAGCCAAAACCATATCATCACGCAGGTAATAATCCTTGAGCATGGTTTCAAAATTATCTGCATTAAAAGTCTTAAAATAATCCAGATTATAGGCCTCTGGCTTTCTGATTCTCATTCTATTGTCAAAAGACAAGTATCCCCAATCTGTAAAGTGTATAATGATACTTGCAGAGAAAATTATAAGAATAAATATTAAAATATAAAATCTCTTAAATCGCTTCATAATCCCTCCCACAATTAATTTCCATTATACCACAAAGAAGCTTATAAAAACACCCCAAAATTCTAAGTCCACGGATGAATTTATTTTTTAATTGCACAAGGCCGCCAGCTTTGATATAATTAAAAGAGTTATTAATCCACTTTTGATTTTAAAAAACAAGTGGGCTTAGAATTTTTAAGGAGCGACTAAGATGAAGAACTTACAAACTTATAAATATAAATTGCCCGACCACTTTAATCTCTACGACATTATGGAAAGTGGCCAGGTCTTTATGTATTACCCTCACGAAAAGGGTTTTATAATTCAGACTTTAAACAAGCGGGCCTATCTGGAAGAGGACGGCGACACCTTGATAATTAAAACCGACCACGATCCGGCCATATTTTTACATTACCTGGACTACGACTACGATTACGACAGGGACTTTCAGCTCTTGGAAGACATGGGCTTTCCCAGTGACGTTTTGGAATATTCTGACGGCATTAGGCTCTTGAACCAAGACTTAGAGGAGATTGTTTTTTCTTTTATTATCAGTCAAAATAACAATATCAAGCGGATTAAAAAAATTATAAACGCCTTAAGAGAATCCGTTGGAGACAAAATATCGGACAGCTTTGGCGAATATTATTCCTTCCCCCGGGCTGACCAAATAAATAAATTATCGGTCGAGGACCTCCGGGAAATGGGGGCCGGCTACAGAGACAAGTACATCAAAAACACGGCCGAGTTTTTGACTAATAACCCAGACTTTTTAGCCCAAACTCTTAAGCTCGACACCAGGGCTGCCCACGCAGAACTCTTGACTCTATCGGGCGTTGGTCCAAAGGTTGCTGACTGCATTCTGCTCTTTGGTATGGGCAAACGTGACGTCTTTCCCCTGGATACCTGGATGGAAAAAGTTTTCCTGGAACGCTTTTACCAGGAAAAAAACCGGGTCAAGATGGCAAACGCGGGGACAAAGGCCTACGGCAATTTGGCGGGTCTGGCCCAGCAGCTATATTTTTATCATATAAGGACGGCCGGCAAATGAAAATCGAAACCGATAATTTGATTTTGCGGCCCATATCTTATTTTGATGCTAGGGACATGTTTGAGTACGCATCTGATCCTCGGCTCGCCCTCTACGGATCCTGGACTCCCCATACCAGGATTGAGGAGACATTACGCGTTATAGAAAATATGATTGAAAAATCCGAGGACAGGCCCCTCTTTGCCATAGTCCACAAGGCTGACAAGAAGATGATTGGGACTATACACGCAAATATTGATCGGACAGAGGACGGGGCTGGCAAACGCTGTGAGGTCGGCTATATTATTTCGCCTGCCTATCAAAATCGGGGCTACGCCAGCGAGAGCCTAAGGGCCTTTATAAAATATCTCTTTGATGATTGCAGCATTCACAGGATCGAGGGCAGGCACCTGGCGGAAAATATTGCCAGCGGCCGGGTCATGGGCAAGACTGGCATGGAAGTGGAGGGCGTCCTCAAGGACTTTTATTTTAAAGATGATAAGTATCATGATGTCGTCATCCACGCTATTTTAAATGATAAATAAAGGCTAAGAAGATTTTTTATTTCATTTTTTAAGGCCAGTCAACTTTAATTAAAAATTGAATTTTCTTTTTCATTTCTCAAGCCCTCACGATTATAATTGTAAATTTCATTTTATTTTTCATATTGAAAGTCCGCAGGATTTTAATTTTAAAGAGCATTTTATTTTTTTTATTTAGAGGCCGCTTATTTTTAATTTTAAATTGCGTTTTACTTTTCATTTTTTACGGCCGCCTACTTTTAATTTCAAATTACGTTTATTTTTCTTGTTTAAAGGCATTTTAAAAACATATATAAAGGAGCTTGCATGAAAGTACTTTTAGTTGGAGTCAATTCAAAATACATCCACACCGCCCTGGCTGTCGATTATATCTACGGCATGTGCGGGAATTTTGATGTGGAAAAACTAGAATTTAATATAAATCAAAATCTAAATTTCGTCTACGGGGAAATTTTAAAGAGAGAGGCCCAGGTGATTTTATTTTCCACCTACATATGGAATATCGATTACATTTCCAAACTCACTTCCGATTTATCTCAGGTGACCGATGCCATCATCGGCTGGGGCGGGATCGAATCCAATTTTGAAATCGAAACTCATTTTAAAGAAAATCCTGGCCTGGATATAATAATTAGAGACGAGGGCGAGCTCACTGTGCCCGATTTACTAGGAGCTTTGGAAAATAAAAGAGATTTAAAAAATGTTTTAGGAATTTCTTATAGGGAAGGTGAAAATATTTTCCACAATCCGCCCAGGCCCCTAATAAAAAACCTGGACATTATCCCAAGTCCCTTTGTAGATATCAAGTGCCCACCTGGCAAAATAATCTACTACGAGATGAGCCGGGGCTGTCCATTTAAGTGCACTTTTTGCATGTCATCAACAATTAAAGGTGTCAGATATTTTTCGACCGAGCGAATCAAGTCGGACCTTCTTTACATCATGGATTCGGGCGCCAAAATCGTCAAGTTGGTCGACAGGACCTTTAACGCCAACGAGCGCGAAAGCATTGAAATGATGACCTTTATCAAGGACAATGTCAAGACCGACATGGTCTTTCACATGGAGCTTATGGCCCACCTGATCTCAGATAACTTTTTGGAATTTTTATCCACCCTGCCCAAGGGTCTCTTTCAATTTGAAGTCGGCGTTCAATCGTCCAATCCAAAAACCCTGGAGGCCATAGAAAGGCGGGCCGATTTAGACAGGTTAAAATACGTAGTCCAAAAAATTCGTTCTTTCAATAACATCCACCAGCACGTGGACCAAATCGCAGGCCTACCCTACGAAGACTACAAGTCCTTCAAAGAGTCTTTCAATTATATTTACTCGCTGGGCGCAGAAAAATTCCAGCTGGGCTTTTTAAAAGTCCTCCGCGGTTCAAAAATAAAAGCCCAGGCGGCCGAACACGGGATAAAATTTACGACCTATGCCCCCTATGAAGTCTTAGAGACAAAATACATTTCCGCCCTTGAGCTTAAGAGGATCAAGGTTATCGAAGACCTTGTTGAAAAATTTTCCAACGAAGATTATTTTGCCAACACCCTTGAATATGTAATTAAAGACTACAAGCCCTTTGATTTCTTTGAGGCCATGAGCATCTTTTGGGAAGACCACGGCTACACGGAGATCGGTCACTCCCGCGACTCTCTCTATGAGTATTTTTACGAATTTTTGTCGGACAGGCCGGACATAGAATATATCAAAGAGCTATTGAGGCTGGATTTTATTTCCAACAACCGCAAAAATCCTCCTGCCTTTTTAAATCCACAGCCCCTGGCCTTGCCAGTCTATCACGAGCTACTCGATAAAATCGACATCCGCCAGCTCTTCGATCTAGACATGACCAGCCCAACCAAGTACCTGGTCAAGGACTTCCGCTTTGAATACTTTAATTTTAATAATAAAAAAGTTTTGTTTGGAGTCAAATACAAGCCAGAAATAACGGTCAAGGAAATCCAAATTTAATTTTTGCAATAAAAAAGCCCCATGGGCTTTTTTGTTTTGAATATTTAAGAATTATATTGGAACATTCCCATTTCAATCGGTCAATTTCTTGGCGACCATTTCAGGATCGCCGCTACGGGAAATTGACCTCTTGGGCAGGGCTGCAGGTCGCAAAAAGTAGAACACTGCAAAAATTCGCAATTTTAACCGCAAATTATCAAATTAAAAATCTTTTTCTTTCCTCTCCATACATAACATGGCACTGAATTTAGGAGGATAATTAGATGAGATTCGAAGTGAAATAAAAATATTAATCGGCCATGTAGAGGCGATCCTTTATGGTCGCCAAGCCGATTAATATTTTTTCACGAGAATATCGCGATTTAGACCCTAAATTCTAATAGTTGTTCTTTCGTTTGATCTGAAACCCTATAACTCTCTCTCGCCTTCTGTATGGCTTTGTTCTGCGTCCACTCATCTAAAACTTTATTTTCTAAAGCCTCATAGGCCGGGTCAAAATTTTTCACCAAAAGCTCTGCCATATACCAAGCCCGAGCCATATTTACATAATAAAAATCAGTTTTTATCTGGACTATTTGATCCAAATCGGATGGCAAAAAATTTTCCCCTTGCAAATTCATAAGTAAAATTACGCCCATCCGCACTTGGTATTCGCCACCTCTACTAATAAGTTCTCTGGCAGTTTCTCTTGCTATAGTTGGATTCTTCTTAAAAGCTTTGGGCTTAATGACATCTGTCTGGGCCCAATTTTCAAGATAATTCCCAAAGGCCAAGAGTTTTTCCCTAGCCAAATCTCCATCCTTGATTTCATTTATAAGTAGGCCGTGAATCATATTTTCTTCATGATAAAAATGGGGCAGATTTTCTAAAAAACCTAGCCCCTCATTTTTATAAATTTCTTTTGCAAGCTTTCTTAAGGTCGGCATCCTAATTCCCAAAATCTTTTCCCGATCTATATTTGGAATTAATTTTGCCGTAAAGTCCCCGTAGCTTTGATCCTTGTAAAAATTTAAATCAACCATAATAAATTCTAAATTATTGATACAAATCAGCCGGTGCTTCCACCTTTGACATTGGTAAAAACTTGGTGTTTTCGCCCTTGTAGACGAGTTTAACTGTACCCGTTGGTCCGTTTCTGTGCTTGGCAATTATAACTTCGCCTATGCCCCTGTCCTCTGAATCGGGATTGTAGTATTCGTCACGATACAAGAACAAAACAACGTCTGCGTCTTGTTCGATGGCCCCTGATTCACGAAGGTCAGAAAGAATCGGCCTGTGGTTGGTCCTTTGCTCTGGAGCCCGTGACAATTGCGAAAGTGCAATGACTGGCACGTCGAGTTCTTTGGCCATGGCCTTGAGGCCACGAGAAATTTTTGAAATTTCCAAGGTCCTGTTTTCAGTTTGACCGCCAGCTTCCATGAGCTGCAAGTAGTCGATTACAACCAAATCAAGCCCTTGTTCTAGCTGGAGGCGTCTGAGTTTGGCCCGCATATCTTGAACGCTGGTTCCACTCATATCATCGATGTATAAATTATTTTGAGAAAAGTCAACCAGGGTCTTGGAAATTCGTTTCCAATCATCTGTCTTCAAATCCCCTTGGATAAGATTTGTCAGAGAAATATTGGTCAGCTGAGAATAAATTCTGAGGGCCAATTGGGTCTTGGACATTTCCAGAGAAAAAATGGCAACTGTCTTTTTATTTTGTGCAGCATTTACCGCAAAGTTTACGCCAAGTGCGGTCTTACCCATAGAAGGTCTAGCCGCAAGCAAAATAAGATCACTCTTTTGAAAGCCAGATAGCATATCGTCGATGTCCTTGAAGCCTGTGGAAAGTCCTGACAAGGCTCCCTTTAGTTTGGCCCTATCCATGAGGTCCTTGCTGGATTCCTGGAGGATTCCGCCGATGTGTTTGAGGTCATCATCGCCTGATTTCAAACCCAAATCCAAAATCATATCCTCGGCCGCACCAATGGTATCCACCGCTTGGCCCTTGGCTTCGACAGCTTGGACTTTTATTTCGTCTGCAATGCCAGCCAGTCGCCTAAATAGATATTTTTCGTGGACAATTTCCGCCAAGTCCTTTTGCCTGGCCCCAGTTACGTATGAAGAACCAACTTCAGCAATGTATTGGGGGCCGCCAGCCATATCCAAAGCGTCCATGGCCTTGAGCTCTTCGGCAATGCTAACCCTGTTTATGGACTTGCCCCGACTGGCCAAAGACATAATGGCCTTGTACATGAGCTTGTTTCTTTTGTGGTAAAATTCCTCTTCGGACTTGATAATTTCCAGGGACACATCCACGGTCTCGGCGTCATTTATCATATTTGCAATTACATTAATCTCCGCATCCAAGGATTCTGGCAGAGTGAAATCTTGCATTAGATTACAACCTCCAATTTTACATTGGCATTTGTTGCCCCGTAGAGTTTAACTGTAACTTCGTAGTCGCCTGTTTCTTTGATTGGCGATTTTAAATCAATCTTCTTTCTATCTATGTCAAGGCCAAGCTCTTCCTTGATGGCGTCAGCAATTTCTGGACTGTTTACAGAACCAAATAATTTGCCTGAGCTCCCGCCCTTCCATTTGATAATTATTTTTTTCTTTTCCAAAGCCTTCTTCATTTCTTGGGCCTCGGCCTTATTTTCAGCGTCAAGTCTCTTTAGTTCGGCTTGTTCAGCTTCCCATTCTTTCATATTTTCAGGAGTTGCCTCGATGGCTAAGTTTTGTGGAAAGAGGGCGTTTCTTGCATAACCTGGTTTAACTTCCTTGATCTCACCCTTCTTGCCAATTTTTTTAACATCTTCAATTAGTATTACTTTCATCTTTTTCCTCCTTTATATAATCGTCAATTGCGTCTTTAATTTTTTCTTTAACTTCGTCAATGGTCCCCTCAACCCTTGCACCTGCTTGGGCTATGTGGCCACCACCACCCAGAGCCTCCATAATAAGTTGAACAGAAACCTGTCCCATGGACCTGGCACTTATGTGAACCATGTTATCAATCTTTGCCATTACAAAGCTGGCCTTGACTCCCTCGATTTTTAAGAGGTCGTCGCTGGCTTGGGCTGCGGTTAAAATCGCCTCGTTGCCTTCGTTTTTGGTCATGGAAATTGCAAAGTAATCCTTGTAAATTTCCGCAGATTCAACTGCCTTGGCCTTGTTGACGAAGGTTTTAAAGTCGTCTCTAAATAAGAGTTTGACTTCTTCAGGGTCTGCGCCCATACGAGTTAAGAGGCCTGCAGCTTCAAAAGTCCTAAGGCCTGTTTGAGTTGTAAAGTTCTTGGTATCCAGCATAATTCCCGCCATAAGAGCCGAAGATTCAAAGTGGGATAGCTTCTTGTCATCTATCATGTATTGGAGAATTTCTGCAACCAATTCACTGGCAGATGAAGCGTGTGGTTCCAAGTAAACAAGGGCAGGATTGTCTATAAATTCGTCCGACCTTCTGTGGTGGTCGATAATTACAATATTGTCCGCCTTCTCACTCAGCTCTTTGCTAGGCGATAAGGATGGCTTGTGGTGGTCGGTTAAAATCAAGAGGTCGCCTTTTTTAAAGGACCTTAGGGCCTCATCAGGACTGATAATAGAATCGTACATGGCCTTTGATTCAGCCTTCATAAGATCCATTATGGAAGTGACGGCTTCTGTGTCGTCATCCAAAATAAGTCTGGCGTTTTTCCCTCTGAGTTGGACTATAGCCATGATGCCCACAGCTGATCCAATGGCATCCATGTCAGGATTTTTGTGGCCAGATACATAAATATTTTCCACTTGGTCAATAAGTTCCTTGAGGGCGTAGCCGATCACGCGGGCCTTGACCTTGGTGTGCTTTTGCACGGCCTTGGTCTTGCCGCCAAAGTATTCGTAGCCGTTTTCGCCCACGCATACAGCCTGGTCACCCCCACGGCCAAGGGCAATGTCGATGGCAGATCTGGCCTTGACGAATTTTTCGTTTGGATTTTCGCCCAGGTCGCAAACGCCAATTGAAAGCGTCAGCGGAATTGTGTTTTCAAATTCCAGCTCACGGATGGTATCTAAGATATTAAATTTCTTGGCCTTAATCTTGTTAAAGGAATCCCTATCAGCAATTACCAAGTACTTGTCGTTGTCATATTTTCTAACGATTGAATTGTGGGAGGTAAAGTAGTCGACGATTGTCGTATCAACTGTTGAAGAAATTTTTGTTCTCAGAGCCTCGTCTCCGCCAGTTTTGGCCTCGTCAAGATTGTCTACAAAGACAACCATAACTGCAAGGGCGTCTTGGTTATAAGCTTTTTCAAGCTCACGGTTCTTGGTCACATCTAGCATGTAGACGATGTACCTGTCGACCTTGCCGTGGTCCAAAACCTTGTCGCTCCTCACCAAATAATACTTATCCTTGTAGGAAATATTAAAAGATTTTTGTTCCTTTTCGAGTTCGCTAAGGTTGATAGCCGGAATTAGCTCGTTTAATTTTGCATTCCTGTCAATTTCCCCAACAATTTCACTAAAAGGCGAGTTTTGCCAGGTGATGACCCCCGACTTGTCGGTCATGACAAGTGGGTAAGGCATGCGAAATATAGCGTGCATAGTCACGGATTCAAACTCTTCAGACTCCTTGGACTTTTCAGATTCCAGGGCCTTTATTTTTGTATCGTGTTCTCTGATGTCATAAGTAATTAAAAATGCAAGCGTGACAATCAAAAGACCTGCAAGTATTGGTTCCAAGAAAACTAATATTACAGTGACTACAATTGCCAGTAAAATATATCGATATGAAAAACGAAAATATTTGTTTACTCCAAATTTCGTTAACTCCCAAAAGTTCTTCATAATTCCTCCTATATATAGCTTTATTATACAATAGAGGCTCTTTTATTTCAAGCAAAAAGCCCGCAATAAATTAGCGGGCCCCTGTGAATTTATATTCCCATTATTTTATTTATTATATCCTGGTCAATGTATTTTCGGCCTGTCTTTCTTCGAGTAATCTCCATTAGTTCAAGCTTAGTTATATCGTGAAAATAATAGCCCTGAGATTTTAAAATATTTTTTGTGATTTTTATAAAGTCCCCATAGTCCTTGAGCTTCAAGATATCGATCAAAATCATGCCTTCGATATTTCTTAAAGTCAAAATCCTAATGGCCTCAATCAAAAGTTTTTCATTTAAATCCAAGTGGTTGAGGTCGCGATTGTAGGACTTGGAGTAGTCGTCTGTGTTAAAGTCCACAAAGGTAAAGTGGTCCTTACTGTCTATGATTAAGCTACCTTCTTCACACTCCATAATCCTTCCCGTAAGCTCAGGCGTATTAGCCATAGCCCTTAGCATGGCCGCGTGATCGCCCAAGTCCTCCTGGTACTTTTCAATATATTTTTCGCTTTTGCTCGCTTCCTTGTAGACGACTTTTGGTATAGGGAGTCGTGATTGTTCTTTTAAAATTCCCTCCCAGGTCGACTTGAGCTCTCTGGCCAAATCTGGGTCATCAGCTTTTGATTTTACAGGGAAGCCTGTGATTTTTTCCATGGGATTATTATAAAATTCTTTTCCAAGCGGAAAGCCGATTGCACCTTCGATTTTTATTTTAATATTCCTATCCAGCTTGTAGCCCTTCTCGCCCGATGGTTTTTTGCGGACATTAAAAAAATAATCCTCGCCCGCCTTTAGGTCGGCCGCATTGTAAAAACCGTCCTCGCCGTCTAATTGTATAAAGGAAAAATTGCGATTTGTATCTACACTTTTTACCCGGGCGTGGACTATGGATCCAACTTGAATTTCCTTATTATTCTCTACAAAAATACGACGAACTTTGTCGTCGTATATAATTGTATAGATTATTTTTTCTTTGTCATCTTCGATTTTAAAATACATTATTCCACCAACCTGTTTTCAAATGGCATGGAGTCTTTGACTTCTTCCCTGTTCATGCCAAGGTATTCTGCCATCAAATCTCTGGCCATAGGTCCTGCATTTGAACCAGTGCCCCCTTGGAATAGGACGGATGCGACTACGACTTCAGGGTCGTCAGCAGGTGCATAGGATACAAACCAAGCGAAGTCATCGTACTTGAGCCCTGTCGTTGGATTTGTCCCCTCGCGCTGAGCGGTCCCAGTTTTTGAGCCCGTGCTTACAGGAAAATCTTGGAATACCCTCCTGGATGTACCAGACCTACTTACAAGTTCCATGCCGTGCATGAGTTCCTTGTAGCCGACAGGATTTTTTATATCAATTTTTTCGCCTTCCCTGGTCGGCCTGTAAACATCTTTAAGGCCGTCGTCGGTCTTAACCGAATTCAAAAGAGTGGCCTTGTTTTTGATGCCACCGTTTACCAAAGTCGAAACATACTTGGCCATCTGCATGGTCGTAAGCGAACTTGCCCCCTGACCAATGGTTACGTTGATGGTATCTGCCAGTGACCATTCGGCCTGGTTGATGTAATCGTATTTGATCCTATCAGCCAGAGGAATCTTTTGGCCAGGCACAGTTTTTTCTGAAATATAACCCATCTGATCAAGCCTATTTACAATTTCGCCCTTGGTTAGGCTCCTGCCCTCTTCGGCCCAGTTAGCAATATTTTTAATATCTTCTTCTATTTCGTCTGCGGTTTTTTCATCTTCAAGGAAGTCTTCTATATTTTCTTCCAAAAACTTCCTCAGATAAAATTTAATTGTTCGGACTTTTTTCTCAGGTTCTATAACCTCACCCACAGCCTCGCGGGGAATATTTATTTCAATACCCGTCGGCTCGTTTAAACCGAAAGTCTTGCCAGCTTCTCTAATGTCGTCAATGTCAATCCTGGCTGACAAAGGCTTATTGTTTAACCTTTGGTTGACGCCCAAGGCTAATGAATAAAAATAATAGTTGCAGGAGTGCTCGATGGCGTGAGCCAGGTCCACATTTCCGTGGCTAGCGTGCGACAAAGTCCAGGCCAAGCAGTTAAACTTGGTGTCACCAATTTCTACATAACCACCGTCGTAAATTCTTTCAAAAGGGTCTAGGCCATTTTGCAGGCCTGCAAAACCAGTTATCATTTTAAATACAGAACCCGGTTGAACAGCTGTCCCCGTTGCAATATTTAAAAGTGGACGAGCGGCCAGAGGATCGTTTTCATCCTTAGGGTGAAGAGCCTTCCAATCCGTTTCTGAAATTCCAGTTGAAAATAAATTGGGATCGTAAGCAGGATATGAGGCACTTGCCACCACCTCGCCAGTCTTTGCATTCATAACTACAACAGCACCTGCGTTGGCGTGGATAAAGGGCCTGGTCTTATCAAGGGTCCCGTCCATTTGATAGTCACCCCACTTGCTCTGCCAGACGCCTTGGGTCCGCGTGAGCTCCAAGGTCCTCTTCAAATAATCTTCGGCCATTTTTTGCAACTTGCTATCAATGGTCAAGTAAAGGGTGTTGCCCGGCTTGGCCCCAGTCACATTTAAAACGTCAATGGTGTTTCCAATATAGTCGACCTCGACCATTTTTTCCCCATTGGTCCCGTGCAAATAATTTTCAAAATATTCTTCAACCCCAGTTTTTCCTATGAATTCATTCTTGTCGTAGCCGCCTTCGTTAACGTACTTTTCAATCTCGGCCTTGGAAGAAATCTTGCCCATGTAACCAAGTATATGGGCCAAGGTGGTCCCCTGCGGATAATACCTGATAGGCTCAACACTGATGAGAACGCCCACATCTTCGTCTATATTCTCTTCAATCTTGGCAACGGTCTGATCTTTTATACCGTAAGACAAGTTGATAGGCTTATAAGCGCTTTCGCCTTGGAGATAAGTCAGCTCGTAAATATTTAAAATCGCCTTGGCCTCGTAATTGGAAATCTCCTCTGGAATCTTGTAAGAGTCCTTGGCCCTTTCAAACAAGTCTTCAACTGATGGAAGACCGTCTTTCATTTCAGATTTTTTGAAAAATCTGCCGTATAAATTTTCGGTGTCAATCTCCGATGTAAATTTAATTTCATTGGCCACAGAAATCCTAGGGTTGATGCCTTGGCTCAAAAGCTCAGCCTGCACCACATTTCTAATATCCTCTTCAAGGAGAAAATCATCCAAATCAGC contains:
- a CDS encoding GNAT family N-acetyltransferase gives rise to the protein MKIETDNLILRPISYFDARDMFEYASDPRLALYGSWTPHTRIEETLRVIENMIEKSEDRPLFAIVHKADKKMIGTIHANIDRTEDGAGKRCEVGYIISPAYQNRGYASESLRAFIKYLFDDCSIHRIEGRHLAENIASGRVMGKTGMEVEGVLKDFYFKDDKYHDVVIHAILNDK
- a CDS encoding ribonuclease E/G yields the protein MYFKIEDDKEKIIYTIIYDDKVRRIFVENNKEIQVGSIVHARVKSVDTNRNFSFIQLDGEDGFYNAADLKAGEDYFFNVRKKPSGEKGYKLDRNIKIKIEGAIGFPLGKEFYNNPMEKITGFPVKSKADDPDLARELKSTWEGILKEQSRLPIPKVVYKEASKSEKYIEKYQEDLGDHAAMLRAMANTPELTGRIMECEEGSLIIDSKDHFTFVDFNTDDYSKSYNRDLNHLDLNEKLLIEAIRILTLRNIEGMILIDILKLKDYGDFIKITKNILKSQGYYFHDITKLELMEITRRKTGRKYIDQDIINKIMGI
- a CDS encoding DHH family phosphoesterase — its product is MKNFWELTKFGVNKYFRFSYRYILLAIVVTVILVFLEPILAGLLIVTLAFLITYDIREHDTKIKALESEKSKESEEFESVTMHAIFRMPYPLVMTDKSGVITWQNSPFSEIVGEIDRNAKLNELIPAINLSELEKEQKSFNISYKDKYYLVRSDKVLDHGKVDRYIVYMLDVTKNRELEKAYNQDALAVMVVFVDNLDEAKTGGDEALRTKISSTVDTTIVDYFTSHNSIVRKYDNDKYLVIADRDSFNKIKAKKFNILDTIRELEFENTIPLTLSIGVCDLGENPNEKFVKARSAIDIALGRGGDQAVCVGENGYEYFGGKTKAVQKHTKVKARVIGYALKELIDQVENIYVSGHKNPDMDAIGSAVGIMAIVQLRGKNARLILDDDTEAVTSIMDLMKAESKAMYDSIISPDEALRSFKKGDLLILTDHHKPSLSPSKELSEKADNIVIIDHHRRSDEFIDNPALVYLEPHASSASELVAEILQYMIDDKKLSHFESSALMAGIMLDTKNFTTQTGLRTFEAAGLLTRMGADPEEVKLLFRDDFKTFVNKAKAVESAEIYKDYFAISMTKNEGNEAILTAAQASDDLLKIEGVKASFVMAKIDNMVHISARSMGQVSVQLIMEALGGGGHIAQAGARVEGTIDEVKEKIKDAIDDYIKEEKDESNTN
- the dnaB gene encoding replicative DNA helicase; translated protein: MQDFTLPESLDAEINVIANMINDAETVDVSLEIIKSEEEFYHKRNKLMYKAIMSLASRGKSINRVSIAEELKAMDALDMAGGPQYIAEVGSSYVTGARQKDLAEIVHEKYLFRRLAGIADEIKVQAVEAKGQAVDTIGAAEDMILDLGLKSGDDDLKHIGGILQESSKDLMDRAKLKGALSGLSTGFKDIDDMLSGFQKSDLILLAARPSMGKTALGVNFAVNAAQNKKTVAIFSLEMSKTQLALRIYSQLTNISLTNLIQGDLKTDDWKRISKTLVDFSQNNLYIDDMSGTSVQDMRAKLRRLQLEQGLDLVVIDYLQLMEAGGQTENRTLEISKISRGLKAMAKELDVPVIALSQLSRAPEQRTNHRPILSDLRESGAIEQDADVVLFLYRDEYYNPDSEDRGIGEVIIAKHRNGPTGTVKLVYKGENTKFLPMSKVEAPADLYQ
- a CDS encoding DNA-3-methyladenine glycosylase, which codes for MKNLQTYKYKLPDHFNLYDIMESGQVFMYYPHEKGFIIQTLNKRAYLEEDGDTLIIKTDHDPAIFLHYLDYDYDYDRDFQLLEDMGFPSDVLEYSDGIRLLNQDLEEIVFSFIISQNNNIKRIKKIINALRESVGDKISDSFGEYYSFPRADQINKLSVEDLREMGAGYRDKYIKNTAEFLTNNPDFLAQTLKLDTRAAHAELLTLSGVGPKVADCILLFGMGKRDVFPLDTWMEKVFLERFYQEKNRVKMANAGTKAYGNLAGLAQQLYFYHIRTAGK
- the rplI gene encoding 50S ribosomal protein L9, with amino-acid sequence MKVILIEDVKKIGKKGEIKEVKPGYARNALFPQNLAIEATPENMKEWEAEQAELKRLDAENKAEAQEMKKALEKKKIIIKWKGGSSGKLFGSVNSPEIADAIKEELGLDIDRKKIDLKSPIKETGDYEVTVKLYGATNANVKLEVVI
- a CDS encoding B12-binding domain-containing radical SAM protein, producing MKVLLVGVNSKYIHTALAVDYIYGMCGNFDVEKLEFNINQNLNFVYGEILKREAQVILFSTYIWNIDYISKLTSDLSQVTDAIIGWGGIESNFEIETHFKENPGLDIIIRDEGELTVPDLLGALENKRDLKNVLGISYREGENIFHNPPRPLIKNLDIIPSPFVDIKCPPGKIIYYEMSRGCPFKCTFCMSSTIKGVRYFSTERIKSDLLYIMDSGAKIVKLVDRTFNANERESIEMMTFIKDNVKTDMVFHMELMAHLISDNFLEFLSTLPKGLFQFEVGVQSSNPKTLEAIERRADLDRLKYVVQKIRSFNNIHQHVDQIAGLPYEDYKSFKESFNYIYSLGAEKFQLGFLKVLRGSKIKAQAAEHGIKFTTYAPYEVLETKYISALELKRIKVIEDLVEKFSNEDYFANTLEYVIKDYKPFDFFEAMSIFWEDHGYTEIGHSRDSLYEYFYEFLSDRPDIEYIKELLRLDFISNNRKNPPAFLNPQPLALPVYHELLDKIDIRQLFDLDMTSPTKYLVKDFRFEYFNFNNKKVLFGVKYKPEITVKEIQI
- a CDS encoding DNA alkylation repair protein, with product MVDLNFYKDQSYGDFTAKLIPNIDREKILGIRMPTLRKLAKEIYKNEGLGFLENLPHFYHEENMIHGLLINEIKDGDLAREKLLAFGNYLENWAQTDVIKPKAFKKNPTIARETARELISRGGEYQVRMGVILLMNLQGENFLPSDLDQIVQIKTDFYYVNMARAWYMAELLVKNFDPAYEALENKVLDEWTQNKAIQKARESYRVSDQTKEQLLEFRV
- a CDS encoding alginate O-acetyltransferase AlgX-related protein; amino-acid sequence: MKRFKRFYILIFILIIFSASIIIHFTDWGYLSFDNRMRIRKPEAYNLDYFKTFNADNFETMLKDYYLRDDMVLAGAFFDKYIYRRPFVNNVQVKSPNIFDVEGAPAYSISPGDVEKNIINSAEKLAEIRDKLRANGGDLLIIPVPKISAFYQYPSYILDPEPIDKAAAEIMFREFDRHNLSYVDLRKVLAYDDYYKTDHHMSKTGSDKLIQIIDEHLKENGKALNDARIDVDIHEFKGSRSKRAAYLTGTDDIFEPIYFTDYKRSGDGHEDINNFKEKIDYPSYMYGDNKYTCIETDVKDGADLIIYGDSYTNIVEAFIWPRLKRMRSYDFRPDLRAVDEKRPQCFYDTDLLVLIADETSFRLERGYIFYSDEDFDN